One genomic segment of Octopus sinensis linkage group LG22, ASM634580v1, whole genome shotgun sequence includes these proteins:
- the LOC115223255 gene encoding 1,2-dihydroxy-3-keto-5-methylthiopentene dioxygenase isoform X2, giving the protein MVQAWYMEDVSGGEEQYLPQKLEPNQDVSLAQLDELGVKYYEIDVDSYNGEFEPLKKEFGYTYDDTVDIHPSRFPNFDNMMKTFFSEHLHTDDEIRLILNGSGYFDVRDKNDKWIRIYSEKKDLIVLPAGMYHRFTLDSKVSCNYIIIILHFSEAMSPSG; this is encoded by the exons ATGGTGCAAGCTTGGTACATGGAAGATGTCAGTGGTGGGGAAGAACAGTATCTCCCTCAAAAACTAGAGCCCAACCAAGATGTTAGCCTAGCCCAGCTAGACGAGCTAGGCGTTAAATATTACGAA atTGATGTCGATTCCTACAATGGTGAATTTGAACCTTTAAAGAAAGAATTTGGTTACACCTATGATGATACAGTGGATATCCATCCCTCTAGATTTCCTAATTTCGATAATATG atgAAGACCTTCTTCTCAGAACACCTTCACACTGATGATGAAATTCGTTTGATATTGAATGGGTCTGGTTACTTTGATGTACGGGACAAAAATGACAAGTGGATCCGTATATATTCTGAGAAAAAAGATCTTATAGTGTTACCAGCTGGGATGTACCATCGATTCACCCTTGATTCCAAGGTTAGTTGTaattacatcattattattttacattttagtgAGGCTATGtcacctagtg gttag